TTAAGAAACATTAAGGTGCAAACATGCAAAttacattcattttcaatgtgaTAAGTAATTGCCTCCAACGGTGTGTGGCATCAGATTGCATTCAATAATGAAATTACATCCACTTTCACAGCAATTTCATTAATTCACCAGAGAAATGACAAAACCGTTGACACATGATCCCAGCAAAGAAAAATCAATTACAGGAACTCATTAAGTTTTACTCTGTCTGTCAAAAATAATGACACATATTCACCAGCACCTGCCATTGAGATCAAGTTCATAAGTGAGTATAAAGACAAACATGCTAAAGATTTTtcaccatttaaaaaaagaaaattatattattataatatgtgCTGGTTTTGCTCATATCATAACATTAATTTCCCCAAAATAGGCTAACAATCTTAAATGAGGAGACTTAAATGATTATAAAGACATGCTTCTTAATATATTCACTTATAATATGTGACACTGGACCACAAAATCAGTCACAAggggacattttttgaaattgagatttataaaTCTTATGAAAGCCGAATTAAAAAGCTTTGTTGTATGGTTTGTTTGGACAATATTTAGCTGAGATGCAACTATCTGAAAATCTGAACAAAATCTttcacctttaaagttgtccaaatgaagtccatAGAAATGCTTATtacaaataatacatttttaatatatatttattgtagGAAATTTACTAAATACCTTAATGGAACATGATCtgtacttaatatcctaataatTTTTGGCCTGAAAGATAAAAACGATATTATTTTTGACCCGCACAATGTATTGCTGGCTATTGCCACGAGCCGTGCATCTGacgactggttttgtggtccagggtcacatgtaTGCATTTTCACTTACACTTGTGTTGTGACACCCAAACTAGAAATCATTTGTGTAACACACTGATGCCAACCACAATAAAAGGTTACAGATAAGATTATTAGTTAAAGAACAGGAATAATTCACGCAAAAAATTTGAaatgttatcatttactcatcaCATAACTTGCTTATGGCACAGGTTTTTGTGTCCTAATTAAACTTGCAGACAAATGAGTAAATAATAACAGAATGCTCATTTGGTAGATTATTCCTATTTAGCTAAAAATGGAAAACGAccaaaaaaatcctaaaaagaGAATAAAAAGGAATAAAAGATCACCCAGAGGGTAAGTATGGAGACTCGCTGTGGTAGTTATAGTCTGGACAGACTTTCTGCACCAGTTTATAGTGCAGGCTGTAGAAGTATATGTAGACACAAATGACTTTGAACGGCTTTGAGCAGAGCCACGAGACATGGCTGTGAGTCTGGTCCTGGTCGCAGCTATGAGACGGGTCATACCAGCAGCGTGCGCTTTTGGTACCTCTCTCCACCTTCTCATGCTCCACCCTGCAGTTAAACATCCTCGACTCCACCGAGGGCAGAACAGTTTGTTGAGTCGTTGCATCAAATTCCACCGCTTTGCTTGGAGGAACCAGCCCAATGGAGACGTTTCCACCTCCGCTGGTGTTGTATCGGAAAAACACGCTAAACGTTCCGTTGCCGTGATCCACGATCTTCCCTGTGATGAACAGGTTGAGGCTTGTGGACTTCACTTTGCACTGGAAATCTCCCCAGCCGAACATCTTCTTAGCTTTTCCTCTTTTCACTGCGAGCCGTTTCCTTGACTGTTGGCCGGATGGCGGTGTCTCTGTGAGGTCAGGGGCCCAGTCCCAGAGCTCCTGCTCGGGACATGAGCGGAGTTTGTCGGACAAGAGGCCTAGGGTGGGGTCAGCGTCACGGACATCAGGACTCGATTCGGGCAAAGGGTCAGAATCAGCACATGGATACTTCATTGTCGTCTTTGGGCTGTCCATATGTAGAGACCTTGAGGTCAGAGGACTATTTCCATTGGCATGTCTGATCTGAGACAAAAAAAGAAGACTTTTAGACTTTAGAGAATGAGTTTTAGACAAAAGAGAGACACCGAACAAAAAACTAAATCTCCTTGACTTCACCTGAAAGGATTTGACAGCTAATCTGTCATACAAGAGAGCTTTTATTAGTGAGCTCTTGGATCAATGACCCAAATGTTAGTTTGTTACAGTATGTCACTTATCAAAGAGCGCTTCACATCCAACGCCAGAGGTCAGCGCAATGTCAGTCCTGAAACAAATATCAAAAGGTGTCAGGGAGGTGCCTGTAATTGAATTTTGGCCATCAATATCAGATTAAAATGACCTATAGGAGCGTGAGGGAAACATGGTCTGACTTACAAAGTGTAAGACACGTTTAACTCTGTAACATCTGTAGAAATAGTTTActcatttatttacatatatataatgCCATTATTCGCTGAAAATCTTCCAACAAAGCTCTTCAATCTCATTTTCATATTCAAATATCCCACATAAAGAttgtcattttatttatatagaactatacacagatcaggcataacattatgaccacctaatattgtgttggtgccctttttgctgccaaaacagccctgacccgtcgaggcatggactccctGAAGGAGTGCTGTGGTGTCTGAGAGAtagcacagacagacagacagacagacagacagacagacagacagacagatagatagatagatagatagatagatagatagatagatagatagatagatagataggtagataggtagatagatagacagagacagacagacagatagatagatagatagacagagatatacagacagacagacagacagacagacagacagacagacagacagatagatagacagagatatacagagacagacagacagacagacagatagatagatagacagagatatacagagacagacagacagacagacagacagacagacagacagataaatagatagatagatagatagatagatagatagatagatagatagacagagatatacagagacagacagacagacagacagacagacagatagatagacagatagatagatagatagagacagacagacagacagatagacagacagatagatagacagagacagacacacagacagatcgATAGACAGAgatagacagagacagacagatagacacagaaagacacagacagatagacagacagagatagacagacagacagagatagacagacagacagatagatagacagagatagagagacagacagacagacagatagatagacagagatagacagagacagacacacagacagatagatagacagagatagagagacagacagacagacagacagacagatagatagacagacagacagatagatacaTAGAGAGAGACAGGCAGATACACAAAGCAATAGTAAGATAGATATatggatagacagatagatagataatattccatttatatgtaataaaaaatattccAGAGGTGACAGTACAGAAAAAATCTGGCCTCCTTCATTTTCAGCCCCCTGCAGCGATACGTTAATGGGATAATTTACGAATATATAACAAAAACCTTTCATCTCGTTCCTCTCATTTACATTTCAGAATTACTTTTTGTAATACACAATACAGTCAGACATGCTGCTTTACCGCCAGAATGCTGTGAAACATAATTAACTTCATTTGAAGACTGACAGTTTTCCCAAACAGCTCTGGGCAGGATTACGGCTCTCCAATGGCAGATTTACAGGCAGCTGGTTTAATGGATTAGCTCTCCAGCAGTTATACACTGCCATCACACTCCAGCTATAAATAAGATCAAGGTGTTCCCAGCTCAGAGTTCATTTTCCAAAACGGAAATTTATGGAGTTGTAACATTCGTAAACATGATTCAAAGCACCCAGACGAGGTAAAGCTCATGATCAACGGCACCTTCACTTTGGATTGACTGGTGCTGTAGCATGATGTTGTATGATGGAATGCCAAGCAAACAGAAAGGGACTTGAGCAGAGATCCTTTGAATGATTCTTAGAATGACGAATGGAAATTATAACAAGTGTGAAAACAAGCCATTTTGATGTTTGAAAGCTGGCttgaaaaaagatttgaagtttcaatatttcatatattatgGTCTTGCATTACTAACTGTTACAATgcagcaagtaaacattttgtcctcaaagttgatgtttcAGAATCAAGAAAAATGCGCAAGTCTAAGGACTTGAGCgggtttgacaagggccaaattgtgatggctagacgactgggacagaacatctccaaaactgcagctcttgtggggtgttcccggtctacagtggtcagtatctatcaaaagtggttcaaggaaggaacagtggagaaccggcgaaaggctcatgggcggccaaggctcattgatgcacgtggggagcgaagggtGGGCCGATTAAACAGACAAGcgactgtagctcaaattgctcaagaagttaatgctgattctgactgaaaggtgtcagaatacagagcatcgcagttttttgctgcatagccgcagaccagtcagggtgcccatgctgacccctgtccaccgccgaaagcaccaacagtgggcacttgagcatcagaactggaccacggagcaatggaagaaggtggcctggtctgatgaatcacgttttctttaacaacacgtggatggccgggtgtgtgtgtgttgctacctggggaacacatggcaccaggatgcactatgggaagaaggcgagctgACATAGGCAGTGTGATGatctgggcaatgttctgctgggaaacattGGGTcctaaatatacagtatacacgcactcacgcacgcacacacatatataaatatataaaacatataatgaTAGTAAAAATCACACATTAAATCACATAAAAAGACATGACATAAAGACATATGCTCTTTATTCAATAATAAGATTACATCTGGCTACACCTTTGAAGATATTTCTAAGGATCAGATGAGGTAGAAAGACCTGTACAGTGCAGTCAGTCAAAAGAGGATTGAAATTCACCTGCAAAGATGAAATCACGAAATACTGTAAGTCATCTGAAACATTCCCAGAGGGAGATGGTACCTCTGAAACCGGTATCCGCCTAAAGATTAAAAAGAATCCATGATTGCATTGAGATTATTAGTGAATAAATCAGCAAGCCATGATTTAACTCCATGGATCGTGGCTAAAAACATAAACAGCATGCCATAATCAGATGAAGGCAAAGTTAACACTGGAGCAATTCCATTGAACATGTCCTGGTGAAAAAAAGCAAACCTCGAAAATCGAAACGTATGATATCAACTCAATAGCTCTTTTCACAGATTTCGTATATTGGATCTTTATCTCCAGGGGTCAGACACTTACAGTCAcacttatatatttatataaaaaagcaaTAATCCTTTTGAGGCTTGAGCGCCACGTTGCCTCTTATTTCAATTAGAGACAAATCGATCTTCAGCCTGATGTGTGAGCTGGACCTTACACAGGGAGTGGGTGGATAGAGGAGGAGGCAAGAAccgagagacagagacagacggCAACGTTAAATACTACCGTTTCTTCAGCTTACAGTGCTGGAATGTTGTATTATTATCTGATGAGAGTCTGAATATTGGAAAAGTCTTCTAAAACACTGAGGAGGATAAACTGCAATTGGAATTACAATAGATGAGATACAATTGGATACAAAATCGGTTACATTTGTTCATTCTCTCTCATTCAA
This DNA window, taken from Pseudorasbora parva isolate DD20220531a chromosome 7, ASM2467924v1, whole genome shotgun sequence, encodes the following:
- the LOC137083572 gene encoding neurexophilin 1 isoform X2, translating into MDSPKTTMKYPCADSDPLPESSPDVRDADPTLGLLSDKLRSCPEQELWDWAPDLTETPPSGQQSRKRLAVKRGKAKKMFGWGDFQCKVKSTSLNLFITGKIVDHGNGTFSVFFRYNTSGGGNVSIGLVPPSKAVEFDATTQQTVLPSVESRMFNCRVEHEKVERGTKSARCWYDPSHSCDQDQTHSHVSWLCSKPFKVICVYIYFYSLHYKLVQKVCPDYNYHSESPYLPSG
- the LOC137083572 gene encoding neurexophilin 1 isoform X1, whose amino-acid sequence is MMIASSVTHLMILFSLCDIRHANGNSPLTSRSLHMDSPKTTMKYPCADSDPLPESSPDVRDADPTLGLLSDKLRSCPEQELWDWAPDLTETPPSGQQSRKRLAVKRGKAKKMFGWGDFQCKVKSTSLNLFITGKIVDHGNGTFSVFFRYNTSGGGNVSIGLVPPSKAVEFDATTQQTVLPSVESRMFNCRVEHEKVERGTKSARCWYDPSHSCDQDQTHSHVSWLCSKPFKVICVYIYFYSLHYKLVQKVCPDYNYHSESPYLPSG